One Desulfitibacter alkalitolerans DSM 16504 genomic window carries:
- a CDS encoding rhodanese-like domain-containing protein yields MSHNVARVLATHGYTNVKVFAGGVPSWKQIGMPLFGSESSAGSFDISGGKPDRKVTAAEFVRLVREGTNIYVLDVRNDQERSSGFIWGSIHIPDSAIHADPSAIAYKLPTDKNATILIHCATGARAAGVVEKIVEIGYPNTLYLDSRIVINQNGDFSF; encoded by the coding sequence ATGAGTCATAATGTTGCCAGGGTCCTGGCAACCCATGGTTATACAAATGTAAAAGTTTTTGCAGGTGGAGTTCCATCCTGGAAGCAGATTGGAATGCCCTTGTTTGGGTCTGAATCATCAGCAGGCTCATTTGATATAAGTGGCGGAAAGCCTGATAGAAAGGTGACCGCTGCAGAATTTGTGAGGTTGGTCCGAGAGGGTACAAATATATATGTATTGGATGTTCGTAATGACCAGGAAAGATCCAGTGGTTTTATTTGGGGTTCTATCCATATTCCAGACTCTGCAATTCATGCCGATCCAAGTGCAATAGCATATAAGCTTCCAACAGATAAAAATGCCACTATTCTAATACACTGTGCTACAGGTGCAAGGGCAGCAGGAGTTGTAGAGAAAATAGTGGAGATAGGTTATCCAAATACCCTATACCTTGACAGCAGGATAGTGATAAATCAAAATGGTGACTTTAGCTTTTAA
- the groL gene encoding chaperonin GroEL (60 kDa chaperone family; promotes refolding of misfolded polypeptides especially under stressful conditions; forms two stacked rings of heptamers to form a barrel-shaped 14mer; ends can be capped by GroES; misfolded proteins enter the barrel where they are refolded when GroES binds): MAKQIVFKEDARYALERGVNALANAVKVTLGPKGRNVVLEKKFGSPTITNDGVTIAREIELKDPLENMGAQLVKEVATKTNDVAGDGTTTATLLAQAIIREGLKNVAAGANPMIIKKGIQKATEIAVEELKKLSKQIESKEAISQVASISANDPEIGSLIADAMEKVGKDGVITVEESQGIGTSLDVVEGMQFDRGYISPYMVTDTEKMEAVLDDPYILITDKKIAAVNEILPILEKVVQSAKPLLIIAEDVEGEALATMVVNKIRGTFTCVAVKAPGFGDRRKAMLQDIAILTGGQVISEEVGIKLESATMDMLGTARQVKVAKEDTTIVEGKGSSDAIQKRIAQIKKQHEESTSEFDKEKLQERLAKLAGGVAVIQVGAATETEMKEKKHRIEDALAATRAAVEEGIVSGGGTAFINVLPALEQIQAEGDEMTGVKIVKKALEEPVKQIAFNAGAEGSVVVEKVKASEVGIGFDALSGDYIDMIGAGIVDPAKVTRSALQNAASIASMLLTTETLIADIPEEKDAPPGMPGGMGGMPGMM, from the coding sequence ATGGCTAAACAAATTGTTTTTAAAGAAGATGCAAGATATGCTTTAGAAAGAGGCGTTAACGCTTTAGCTAATGCAGTTAAAGTTACATTAGGTCCAAAAGGTAGAAATGTAGTTTTAGAGAAAAAATTTGGTTCACCTACTATTACCAATGATGGTGTAACAATTGCCAGGGAAATTGAACTAAAGGATCCATTAGAGAACATGGGTGCTCAATTAGTGAAAGAGGTAGCTACCAAGACTAATGATGTAGCTGGAGACGGTACTACCACAGCTACTCTTTTAGCGCAAGCTATTATTAGAGAAGGTTTGAAAAATGTTGCAGCTGGTGCCAATCCAATGATTATTAAGAAAGGCATCCAGAAGGCTACTGAAATTGCAGTAGAAGAATTGAAAAAGCTTTCAAAGCAAATTGAAAGTAAAGAAGCTATTAGTCAGGTTGCTTCAATATCTGCTAATGATCCTGAAATTGGAAGCCTTATTGCTGATGCAATGGAAAAGGTTGGTAAGGATGGGGTTATTACCGTTGAGGAATCTCAAGGTATTGGAACTTCTCTAGATGTAGTTGAAGGTATGCAGTTTGATAGAGGATACATTTCACCATATATGGTTACTGACACTGAGAAAATGGAAGCTGTATTAGATGATCCATATATTTTGATTACAGATAAAAAAATTGCTGCAGTAAATGAAATTCTTCCAATTCTTGAAAAAGTAGTTCAATCAGCCAAGCCATTGTTAATAATCGCTGAAGATGTGGAAGGCGAAGCCCTGGCAACCATGGTTGTTAACAAAATCAGAGGTACCTTTACTTGCGTAGCTGTAAAGGCTCCAGGCTTTGGTGATAGACGTAAAGCCATGCTGCAGGATATAGCAATTTTAACTGGTGGACAGGTGATTTCTGAGGAAGTAGGCATCAAGTTAGAAAGTGCTACAATGGATATGCTTGGAACCGCACGTCAAGTAAAAGTTGCTAAAGAAGATACTACAATTGTTGAAGGTAAAGGTTCTTCAGATGCTATTCAAAAGAGAATAGCTCAGATTAAAAAGCAGCATGAGGAAAGCACTTCAGAATTTGACAAAGAAAAGCTGCAGGAAAGATTGGCCAAGCTTGCAGGTGGTGTGGCTGTAATCCAAGTTGGAGCAGCAACAGAAACTGAAATGAAAGAGAAGAAGCATAGAATTGAAGATGCCCTGGCAGCTACGAGAGCAGCTGTTGAGGAAGGTATTGTCTCTGGCGGTGGAACAGCATTTATCAATGTACTGCCAGCGCTAGAACAAATCCAAGCTGAAGGCGATGAAATGACAGGTGTGAAAATTGTCAAGAAGGCTTTAGAGGAACCAGTAAAGCAAATTGCTTTCAATGCAGGAGCAGAAGGATCAGTAGTAGTAGAAAAGGTTAAGGCATCAGAAGTAGGAATCGGTTTTGATGCATTATCAGGCGATTATATTGACATGATTGGTGCAGGTATAGTTGACCCAGCTAAAGTTACCAGATCAGCTTTACAAAATGCTGCCAGCATAGCCTCCATGCTCTTAACTACCGAAACTTTAATTGCTGATATTCCAGAAGAAAAAGATGCACCTCCAGGAATGCCAGGTGGAATGGGCGGAATGCCAGGAATGATGTAG
- the groES gene encoding co-chaperone GroES produces MRIKPLGDRVVVKVLPSEETTKSGIVIPDTAKEKPQEGEVVAVGSGKVLENGQKVELEVKVGDRVFYSKYAGNEIKLDGQDYLILNERDILGIVEK; encoded by the coding sequence ATGAGAATTAAGCCATTAGGTGACAGAGTTGTAGTAAAAGTTTTACCAAGTGAAGAAACTACTAAAAGCGGTATAGTTATTCCGGATACTGCAAAAGAAAAACCCCAAGAAGGTGAGGTTGTTGCAGTAGGTTCTGGAAAAGTACTTGAAAACGGTCAGAAGGTTGAATTAGAAGTTAAGGTAGGAGATAGAGTATTCTACTCAAAGTATGCTGGAAATGAAATTAAATTAGATGGCCAGGATTACTTAATTTTAAATGAGAGAGACATACTTGGAATCGTTGAAAAATAA